A region from the Chelmon rostratus isolate fCheRos1 chromosome 6, fCheRos1.pri, whole genome shotgun sequence genome encodes:
- the rep15 gene encoding rab15 effector protein — protein MGQSISKPTSNPFQNSNFFSSFKRGPSSPPASSPSYDQPASTRPSIFATLRRPPVPKPNDFIPLFNDCIYAASSRTQEYLLFKDPEDKFHPSPEVFTQVFLMTYISQSISLNITDAFNCTAMTPEQRILLGADWVWAVLEKPTKNPRIQIAVQVLHMPDKEDVEENDIPPEACSESVQIAQKESSNKSMYERMVDFCTSIGKDCYALFLFMGKKNDKGNIYGVLSNNFEAAIGKCNKIDRALIENFFKGSRYLHTPSGMMQAIVTKKDGEPLTLMIKFS, from the exons ATGGGCCAGAGCATCAGCAAACCCACGTCTAACCCCTTCCAGAACTCCaacttcttctcctcttttaaaCGTGGCCCCTCCAGCCCCCCCGCCTCCAGTCCCTCCTACGATCAGCCCGCGTCAACTCGACCGAGCATCTTCGCGACACTCAGGAGACCCCCCGTCCCCAAACCCAACGATTTCATTCCTCTCTTCAACGACTGTATCTATGCCGCCTCGTCCAGAACCCAAGAGTACCTCCTCTTCAAAGACCCGGAGGACAAGTTCCACCCGAGCCCTGAGGTGTTCACTCAG GTCTTCCTAATGACCTACATCTCTCAGAGCATCAGCCTCAACATAACCGACGCCTTCAACTGCACAGCCATGACGCCCGAACAGCGCATCCTCCTGGGGGCTGACTGGGTTTGGGCCGTGCTGGAGAAGCCCACCAAGAACCCTCGGATCCAGATCGCTGTGCAAGTCCTGCATATGCCTGACAAGGAGGACGTCGAGGAGAACGACATCCCCCCAGAGGCCTGCAGTGAATCCGTCCAGATTGCTCAGAAGGAGTCCAGCAACAAGTCCATGTATGAGAGGATGGTGGACTTCTGCACCTCCATTGGCAAGGACTGCTACGCCCTGTTCTTGTTCATGGGGAAGAAAAACGATAAGGGGAATATCTACGGCGTTCTCAGCAACAACTTTGAGGCGGCAATCGGCAAGTGCAACAAGATTGACAGAGCTCTTATCGAGAACTTCTTCAAAGGCTCGAGGTATCTCCACACACCTTCAGGAATGATGCAGGCAATTGTCACCAAGAAAGACGGAGAGCCTCTCACTCTCATGATTAAATTCAGCTGA